The sequence TTCCTTCTAATTGAACAGTATATGATATAATTATATTAAGGAATAGGAAAGGAGGAAATTTATAATCTTGCAATATATAAATAAAGGAAAAACTGAAGAAAATGGTTCAAGTTGTGCAGTCTGTTTCGACGAGAGAAATCTTAAAAAGGTTAAAGAGAATATGATTGAAGAAAAGAAAATAAAACTGCTTTCAGAAACTTTTAAAGCCTTGTCAGATCCGACGAGACTTAATATTATCTACGCTCTTTCTCAGAGCCCATTATGTGTGTATGATATAGCTCGGGCTTTAGATATGAGTCAGTCGGCAATATCTCATCAATTAAGAATTCTCAGGAATTTAAGATTGATAAAATATAAAAAGGAAGGGAGAATGATGATTTATTCTTTAGACGATGATCATGTTCTACAGCTTTTTAATCAAGGCTTGGATCATGTTAAGCATCAATAAAGAAGAGAAAAACTATAAATTCTTTGTTACTATATTAATGGCACTTATAATTTCGGACAAAACAGCTATTCGTTTTTGCCTATCTAAAATAAAAGCTTTTTTTTCTCCTTCGCTTATATTTGATAAAAAATACATTGGGGGCAGGTTATTAAGTGCTATGGATTTGACATCATTTGAATAATTAATATTTTTAAGGAAGGGGTAACCTTCTTTAATTTCAT is a genomic window of Acidilutibacter cellobiosedens containing:
- a CDS encoding ArsR/SmtB family transcription factor translates to MQYINKGKTEENGSSCAVCFDERNLKKVKENMIEEKKIKLLSETFKALSDPTRLNIIYALSQSPLCVYDIARALDMSQSAISHQLRILRNLRLIKYKKEGRMMIYSLDDDHVLQLFNQGLDHVKHQ
- a CDS encoding late competence development ComFB family protein yields the protein MEILVCEILNEIKEGYPFLKNINYSNDVKSIALNNLPPMYFLSNISEGEKKAFILDRQKRIAVLSEIISAINIVTKNL